The following are encoded together in the Anopheles nili chromosome 3, idAnoNiliSN_F5_01, whole genome shotgun sequence genome:
- the LOC128726830 gene encoding dynein regulatory complex subunit 4, whose translation MSREQLEQFALKLRNEMEREREERNFFQLERDKLRTYWEITRKQLEEAKAVIRGKERDVEVAQELADQDTKNVMQEMKHLQYEHQSHIGELRAEMMTQLKMAQEDHTLQERELLNDKRDLKRLLREKEENTELEIQQLKLKHSELLSVERAKFQEEIEAMTKLFDQRLASYKEEAEVRHEMELSEVEERKNGQIAELISTNEQAYREMKSYYNAITQNNLALINSMKEEMEEMRLQSDKDLKSFSEVMAENKRLTEPLKSSQAELVELRKKLQYYDRDKATLNRVKIRLNSTQKQLSSLKLEQDVLQMRCEKLVEERDQLKRLFEKSMLELQQKSGLKNSLLERKLEYIEKQTEQREAVLGEVLSLAGIEPQSLSVRIEKLLVQKNDKIQALRYDLARVSKMYDDLLSLIEGKLVKYGITLKDLELTNLRPEK comes from the coding sequence ATGTCCCGGGAGCAGCTGGAACAATTTGCGCTCAAACTACGCAACGAGATGGAACGCGAGCGAGAAGAGCGCAATTTCTTCCAGCTCGAACGCGACAAATTACGCACTTACTGGGAGATCACGCGCAAGCAGCTGGAGGAAGCGAAGGCGGTCATTCGTGGGAAGGAGCGAGATGTCGAGGTCGCCCAAGAGCTCGCTGACCAGGACACGAAGAACGTGATGCAGGAGATGAAACACCTGCAGTACGAGCACCAATCGCACATTGGCGAACTGCGGGCCGAAATGATGACACAGCTCAAGATGGCGCAAGAGGACCACACGTTGCAGGAGCGAGAACTGCTGAATGATAAGCGCGATCTGAAGCGGTTGCTGCGTGAGAAGGAAGAGAACACCGAGCTGGAGATTCAgcagctgaagctgaagcACAGCGAGCTGCTGAGTGTGGAGCGGGCAAAGTTTCAGGAAGAAATCGAAGCCATGACGAAGCTGTTCGACCAGCGTCTTGCGAGCTACAAGGAAGAGGCCGAAGTGCGCCACGAGATGGAGCTGTCCGAGGTGGAGGAGCGCAAAAACGGACAGATTGCGGAGCTGATCAGCACAAACGAGCAGGCGTACCGCGAGATGAAGAGCTATTACAACGCGATCACACAGAACAACCTGGCGCTGATCAACAGCATGAAGGAGGAGATGGAAGAGATGCGCCTGCAGTCGGACAAGGACCTCAAGAGCTTTAGCGAGGTGATGGCGGAGAACAAACGGCTTACCGAACCACTCAAGAGCTCCCAAGCGGAGTTGGTCGAGCTGCGCAAGAAGCTGCAGTACTACGATCGTGATAAGGCCACTCTCAACCGGGTGAAGATCCGGTTGAACAGCACCCAGAAGCAGTTGTCGAGCTTGAAGCTTGAGCAGGATGTGCTGCAGATGCGGTGTGAAAAGTTGGTCGAGGAACGGGACCAGCTAAAGCGCTTGTTTGAGAAGTCGATGTTGGAGCTGCAGCAAAAGTCCGGTTTGAAGAACTCGCTGTTGGAGCGTAAGCTGGAGTACATCGAGAAGCAAACTGAGCAGCGTGAAGCCGTCCTTGGGGAGGTCCTGTCGTTGGCCGGCATAGAGCCACAGTCGCTTAGTGTGCGCATCGAGAAGCTTTTGGTGCagaaaaatgacaaaattCAAGCCTTACGGTACGACCTGGCCAGGGTGAGCAAAATGTACGACGATCTGCTGTCGCTCATCGAGGGTAAATTGGTGAAGTACGGCATCACGCTCAAGGACCTTGAGCTTACGAATTTGCGGCCGGAGAAGTAA